A stretch of the Papaver somniferum cultivar HN1 chromosome 6, ASM357369v1, whole genome shotgun sequence genome encodes the following:
- the LOC113287876 gene encoding protein disulfide isomerase-like 5-4: MLSSSKIKSVDFYRKIPRDLTEASLSGAGLSIMAALSMMLLFGMELSDYMTVNTSTSVVVDNSSDGEFLRIELNMSFPALSCEFASVDVSDVLGTNRLNITKTIRKFSIDPNLNPTGSEFHPGPIPTVTKHGDEADGEYGEGSVALTSATFDRYTHQYPILVVNFYAPWCYWSNRLKPSWEKTAKIIKERYDADLDGRILLASVDCTEEGDLCRRNHIQGYPSVRIFRKGSDIRDEHGHHDHESYYGERDTESLVQAMEALVAPIHLEARKLALEDKSENATASMKRPAPTAGGCRVEGFIRVKKVPGNLVISARSGSHSFDASQMNMSHVIYNLSFGKKITPRLMSEFKRLSPYLGRNINRLNGRQYITHQGDGDANVTIEHYLQVVKTEVISRRTSWEHKLVEEYEYTAHSSLAQNRHIPVAKFHFELSPMQVLITENSKSFSHFITNGCAIIGGVFTVAGILDSMLHTTMRLVKKVELGKNF, translated from the exons ATGTTGTCCAGTAGTAAGATCAAATCTGTTGATTTCTACAG GAAAATTCCCAGAGATTTAACCGAGGCGTCGCTATCTGGTGCAGGCTTATCTATCATGGCTGCCCTGTCCATGATGTTGTTATTTGGAATG GAACTGAGTGATTATATGACAGTGAATACGTCTACCTCTGTTGTTGTTGATAACAGTTCAGATGGGGAATTTTTGCGAATTGAATTAAATATGAG TTTCCCAGCACTCTCATGTGAATTTGCTTCAGTTGACGTGAGTGACGTGTTAGGCACA AACAGATTGAATATAACAAAAACAATCAGAAAGTTCTCAATAGATCCCAACTTAAATCCTACTGGTTCCGAGTTTCACCCAGGACCTATCCCAACTGTTACTAAGCATGGAGATGAAGCTGATGGAGAATATGGTGAAGGCTCTGTTGCACTAACTTCCGCAACTTTTGACAGATATACACATCA ATATCCGATTTTGGTTGTCAACTTTTATGCTCCCTGGTGCTACTGGAGTAATCGCTTG AAACCCTCATGGGAGAAGACagctaaaataataaaagagag ATATGATGCAGACTTGGACGGACGTATTCTCTTGGCGAGTGTTGATTGCACTGAAGAAGGTGATTTATGCCGGAG GAATCATATCCAGGGGTATCCATCTGTTCGAATTTTTCGTAAAGGAAGTGATATAAG AGATGAGCATGGACACCACGATCACGAATCTTACTATGGAGAGCGCGATACGGAGAGTCTAGTCCAG GCAATGGAAGCTTTGGTCGCTCCTATCCATTTGGAGGCCCGTAAGCTTGCATTAGAGGACAAATCTGAGAATGCAACAGCCTCTATGAAAAGGCCAGCCCCTACAGCCGGAGGTTGTAGAGTAGAGGGTTTTATACGGGTTAAGAAG GTCCCAGGTAATCTTGTCATATCAGCCCGTTCAGGATCTCACTCCTTTGATGCTTCTCAAATGAACATGTCGCATGTCATCTACAATCTTTCATTTGGTAAGAAGATCACTCCAAGATTGATGTCTGAGTTCAAGCGGTTGTCACCTTATCTTGGTCGAAACATTAACCGATTAAATGGTCGACAATACATTACTCACCAAGGTGATGGAGATGCAAATGTTACT ATTGAGCATTACCTTCAAGTAGTAAAGACAGAAGTTATATCCAGAAGAACTTCCTGGGAACACAAATTAGTTGAGGAATATGAGTACACTGCCCACAGTAGTCTAGCACAGAATAGACACATCCCTGTTGCAAAATTCCACTTCGAGTTGTCTCCTATGCAG GTCTTAATAACAGAAAACTCAAAGTCATTTTCTCACTTCATAACAAACGGCTGCGCTATTATTGGGGGTGTTTTCACG GTTGCCGGGATATTGGACTCTATGTTGCATACCACGATGAGATTGGTGAAGAAAGTTGAGTTAGGCAAGAATTTTTGA
- the LOC113287877 gene encoding early nodulin-like protein 3, whose translation MAKPFSRSLELQRNNVTKNLMQGLIVFSVVLLVMVQNSAVGAIEFKVGGEKGWSLPSENPKALTYNQWAEMNRFQVGDSLLFVYQPDNDLVMHVNNVDYTNCNTATPIVTYSDGNSVFTFNQSGPFHFISGIRENCLKNEKLIVVVMSDRSGDHSSNSNQTISDSPSPAPSDSSTSPPPPGEIEIVPAPDGMESPSSPPTDSIVISPTSAPPGLESPRYSSSPSPVKFASFIVSVGAFVGFSVLLDL comes from the exons ATGGCCAAACCCTTTTCAAGATCACTAGAGCTTCAAAGAAATAATGTTACGAAGAACTTAATGCAAGGTTTAATAGTATTTAGTGTTGTTTTGTTGGTAATGGTTCAAAATTCAGCTGTGGGTGCAATTGAGTTCAAGGTTGGAGGAGAAAAGGGATGGAGTTTGCCAAGTGAGAATCCTAAGGCACTTACTTACAACCAATGGGCAGAGATGAATCGGTTTCAAGTTGGAGATTCTTTAT tatttGTTTACCAGCCAGATAATGATTTGGTGATGCATGTAAACAATGTGGACTACACAAATTGCAATACAGCGACACCCATTGTAACTTACAGTGATGGAAACTCTGTGTTTACGTTCAACCAGTCTGGACCTTTTCATTTCATAAGTGGGATTAGAGAGAACTGCCTCAAGAATGAAAAATTGATTGTCGTAGTCATGTCTGATAGAAGCGGTGACCATTCTTCGAACTCGAACCAGACAATCTCAGATTCTCCTTCTCCTGCACCTTCAGATAGTTCTACTTCCCCTCCTCCTCCTGGCGAAATTGAAATCGTTCCAGCTCCTGATGGAATGGAGTCTCCTTCTTCGCCACCAACAGACTCAATTGTTATTAGCCCTACTTCAGCTCCTCCAGGACTAGAATCTCCTCGgtattcttcatctccatctccaGTTAAGTTTGCCAGCTTCATAGTTTCGGTTGGAGCTTTTGTTGGTTTCTCGGTTCTCCTAGACTTGTAA
- the LOC113290888 gene encoding uncharacterized protein LOC113290888: protein MKKFVDTFRVHWKRYGCSIMSDGWTDGKKRHLINFLVNCPKGSVFLKSVDASDRTNDVDFIRELVKEVINDVGKENVVQFITDNGSNFKKAGKDLMLEYPNLFWTPCGAHCVQLMLEELGDKLTRIKTSVILGKRLVTYIYAHFKVLFLMRKMTGGDLHRSTKTRFATQYYTLESLQKYKNPLQMMFVNDRWAKSRFVKENVGINALKIVTSSTFWEDVDYSCSVLKPLVKVVRLVDIERKPTMPCFYDVMRIARDQLEKNFSEDYDTWAVINACFEKRWKKNFNHALHCAAYYLNPSIFYNIETYEMDNDWWITFGGIDVPNLQKFAIRVLSLTCSASPCERIWSTFQNLHSKKRNRIKQQKLNDSVFIQYNKKLQRRYIEIQQYNDDDKANDPIFLEERDDNDEWLDLRNLNDLDVLGDNVSFNDLQETVGEERETVGSGGASSSRSKSTFPTDSEYDGYDTDELMLDTEKGLLVVAENDGVTQDDDIYDYSNYVD, encoded by the exons ATGAAGAAGTTTGTTGATACATTTAGGGTACATTGGAAGAGGTATGGATGTTCTATTATGTCCGATGGTTGGACAGATGGGAAAAAGCGACATCTTATCAACTTCTTGGTGAATTGTCCGAAAGGGTCAGTTTTCTTGAAGTCTGTGGACGCGTCAGATAGAACCAATGATGTTGATTTCATACGTGAGCTTGTAAAGGAGGTAATTAATGATGTTGGGAAAGAAAATGTGGTTCAGTTCATTACCGATAATGGTTCAAACTTTAAAAAGGCTGGGAAGGATTTAATGCTTGAATACCCAAATCTATTTTGGACTCCTTGTGGTGCTCATTGTGTCCAGTTGATGCTAGAAGAACTTGGTGACAAGCTTACACGAATCAAGACATCCGTCATTCTAGGTAAAAGACTTGTTACATACATTTATGCTCATTTTAAAGTATTGTTCTTGATGAGGAAGATGACAGGTGGAGACTTACATAGGTCTACAAAGACTAGATTTGCAACTCAGTATTACACACTAGAAAGTCTTCAAAAGTATAAAAATCCTTTACAAatgatgtttgtgaatgataggtGGGCAAAAAGTAGATTTGTAAAAGAAAATGTTGGAATTAATGCACTTAAAATTGTTACAAGTAGTACATTTTGGGAAGATGTTGATTACTCTTGTAGTGTGTTGAAGCCTTTAGTTAAGGTTGTAAGACTAGTGGATATCGAGCGCAAACCTACGATGCCTTGTTTTTATGATGTAATGAGAATAGCAAGGGATCAATTAGAGAAGAATTTTAGCGAAGATTATGATACTTGGGCTGTAATTAATGCTTGCTTtgagaaaagatggaagaaaaacTTCAATCATGCTCTACATTGTGCTGCATATTATTTGAATCCATCCATATTCTACAATATTGAAACTTATGAAATGGATA ATGATTGGTGGATTACATTTGGAGGAATCGATGTGCCTAACCTGCAAAAATTTGCAATCAGAGTATTGAGTCTTACTTGTTCTGCTTCCCCATGTGAGCGAATCTGGAGCACATTTCAAAAT TTGCACTCGAAAAAACGAAATCGCATAAAACAACAGAAGTTGAATGATAGTGTCTTTATCCAATATAATAAGAAATTGCAGCGTCGTTATATAGAAATCCAACAATATAACGACGATGATAAAGCAAATGATCCTATTTTCCTGGAGGAGCGTGATGACAATGATGAATGGTTGGACTTACGAAATTTGAATGACTTGGATGTGCTAGGTGATAATGTAAGTTTCAATGATTTGCAAGAGACAGTGGGTGAAGAACGTGAGACAGTTGGTAGTGGAGGTGCTTCTAgttctcgaagcaagtctactttTCCAACCGACTCGgagtatgatggatatgatacCGATGAATTGATGTTGGACACTGAAAAAGGGCTACTCGTTGTTGCTGAGAATGACGGAGTTACTCAAGATGATGATATctatgattattcaaattatgttgatTAG
- the LOC113287875 gene encoding uncharacterized protein LOC113287875, with the protein MRKGFKICCGLSLLLVIIVLVVLIIVFFTVLKPKQPEVFAHPAHLTHIKVGFFPAFELNATLALIVTINNRNYGSFKYNNGTAYVYYRGIEIAETAIDADNIPARSKHNISTNVDVTADKMVFVPSFWDDVGAGLFNFSSSTTLHGKASLLKIFKIKAVAETNCNISILFLQQRIDSNCYSKFKL; encoded by the coding sequence ATGAGGAAAGGCTTCAAAATATGCTGTGGTCTAAGTTTACTTTTGGTGATAATTGTTTTGGTTGTTCTTATTATCGTTTTCTTTACTGTTTTGAAGCCTAAACAACCAGAAGTGTTTGCTCATCCGGCCCACCTCACTCACATAAAGGTTGGATTTTTTCCTGCCTTTGAACTTAACGCGACATTAGCTCTTATAGTTACGATTAACAATCGCAATTATGGTAGTTTCAAGTATAACAATGGTACAGCCTATGTCTACTACCGTGGAATCGAAATAGCTGAAACAGCAATTGATGCAGATAATATTCCTGCGCGTtcaaaacacaatattagtacgaACGTTGATGTTACCGCCGACAAAATGGTATTTGTTCCAAGTTTTTGGGACGATGTTGGTGCTGGATTGTTTAACTTCTCATCATCAACGACCTTGCACGGAAAAGCTAGCTTgttaaagatattcaagataaaaGCAGTTGCTGAAACCAATTGCAATATATCTATCTTATTCCTACAACAGAGAATTGATTCAAATTGTTATTCCAAATTCAAGTTATGA
- the LOC113287873 gene encoding COBRA-like protein 10 codes for MRAKNLMGWQALFIVVLLSVIYHFTLTEGQDYDFDADKKKAAAPPPEENNCNGIFLSYVFISREKEFPHLKNATAQAWAFKSVATILNAGEKDLKAWKMYIGFQHKEILVSAGGAVIMDGDDLPAFVGNGTYLSGYPQADLKTAIETAGDLTQIQAEIQLEGTQFGLKPPAVPMPKTIRLVNDGFKCPAATRKGSSMYVCCVTDPKFKANITKTKYMPRQNGDLTIVYDVLQAFEGNYLAQVTMDNNHPLGRLDHWNLTWEWMNGEFIYSMRGAYTHKRDYSECIYGPAGKYYKDMDFTPVMNCEKKPVIADLPPDRKDDEKVGKLPYCCKNGTLVPTTMDPSKARAIFQLQVFKTPPNMNRTAFFPPQKWKINGVLNPDYKCAPPIRVMPTEFPDTTGLAAYSTAVASWQVVCNITRPKEKASRCCVSFSAFYNDSVIPCNTCACGCKDTDTCNQNASPLLLPPEALLVPFINREEKAKAWAKMKHRTSPKVLPCGDNCGVSMNWHINSDYRKGWTARVTLFNWEDINFEDWFAAIEMKVAYPGYENIYSFNATKLPQVKNTIFFQGLEGLAYLMGEVNGTNPLTDPRVPGKQQSVISFRKKHTPGINIVKGDGFPSKVYFNGEECSLPKVFPTGAAHKSHINLLPVIFLTIITFVLMTDHLS; via the exons atgaGAGCCAAAAACTTAATGGGATGGCAAGCCTTGTTTATTGTCGTGCTTCTATCAGTCATATATCATTTCACCTTAACCGAAGGGCAGGATTATGATTTTGATGCTGATAAGAAAAAAGCCGCAGCTCCACCGCCTGAAGAAAACAACTGTAATGGGATCTTTCTATCATATGTTTTCATTTCAAGAGAGAAAGAATTTCCTCATCTTAAGAATGCCACGGCACAAGCTTGGGCATTTAAATCTGTTGCGACAATATTGAATGCAGGAGAGAAAGATCTCAAGGCATGGAAAATGTACATAGGGTTTCAACATAAAGAGATTTTAGTTTCAGCGGGTGGAGCAGTGATAATGGATGGTGATGATTTACCAGCTTTTGTTGGGAATGGGACGTACTTATCTGGTTATCCTcaggcagacttaaaaacagCGATTGAAACAGCAGGAGATTTAACCCAAATTCAGGCAGAGATTCAGCTGGAAGGAACACAGTTTGGACTAAAACCTCCAGCTGTTCCAATGCCTAAAACAATTCGTTTGGTTAACGATGGATTTAAGTGTCCTGCAGCAACCCGCAAAG GAAGCTCAATGTATGTATGTTGTGTTACGGACCCGAAATTTAAAGCCAACATCACGAAAACAAAGTACATGCCTCGTCAGAACGGCGATCTTACAATAGTTTATGATGTTCTTCAAGCTTTTGAAGGGAATTATCTTGCTCAAGTTACAATGGATAACAATCACCCACTTGGAAGACTTGATCATTGGAACTTAACATGGGAATGGATGAATGGTGAATTCATATATTCAATGAGAGGAGCCTATACCCATAAAAGAGACTACTCGGAATGTATTTACGGTCCTGCTGGAAAATACTACAAAGATATGGATTTCACTCCTGTTATGAACTGCGAGAAGAAACCTGTCATAGCCGACCTCCCTCCGGATAGAAAAGATGACGAGAAAGTTGGGAAATTACCTTACTGTTGCAAAAATGGCACTCTGGTACCAACCACCATGGATCCAAGCAAAGCAAGAGCAATATTCCAGTTACAAGTTTTTAAGACACCACCTAACATGAACCGCACTGCCTTTTTCCCTCCTCAAAAATGGAAAATCAATGGTGTTCTTAATCCAGATTATAAATGTGCACCTCCAATTAGGGTAATGCCAACAGAATTTCCAGATACGACTGGTCTTGCTGCATATTCTACAGCGGTAGCCAGTTGGCAAGTTGTCTGCAACATTACCCGGCCAAAGGAAAAAGCTTCAAGGTGTTGTGTTTCTTTCTCAGCCTTCTATAATGACTCTGTCATTCCTTGCAATACTTGTGCTTGTGGTTGTAAAGACACAGATACTTGCAATCAGAATGCTTCTCCGTTACTTCTTCCTCCAGAGGCTCTTCTTGTTCCTTTCATTAACCGTGAAGAAAAAGCAAAAGCGTGGGCAAAGATGAAGCACCGCACTTCACCCAAAGTGTTACCTTGTGGCGATAACTGTGGTGTTAGCATGAACTGGCACATAAACTCTGATTATAGAAAAGGATGGACGGCTAGAGTCACTCTATTCAATTGGGAAGATATCAACTTTGAAGATTGGTTTGCTGCAATTGAAATGAAAGTAGCCTATCCTGGTTATGAGAATATTTACTCATTCAATGCAACGAAGCTTCCGCAAGTTAAAAACACCATCTTCTTCCAAGGGTTAGAAGGTTTGGCTTACTTAATGGGAGAGGTAAATGGAACAAACCCACTAACTGATCCACGAGTGCCCGGTAAGCAACAATCAGTGATCTCATTTCGAAAGAAGCACACACCAGGAATAAACATAGTGAAAGGAGATGGGTTCCCATCAAAGGTGTATTTCAACGGTGAAGAATGTTCACTTCCTAAAGTTTTCCCCACGGGAGCTGCTCACAAATCTCATATTAATCTTCTTCCCGTAATTTTCCTCACTATTATCACTTTTGTGCTGATGACGGATCATTtaagctga